From one Azospirillum ramasamyi genomic stretch:
- a CDS encoding glycosyltransferase family 2 protein: MSHLVDDANDRHSRIIIVSFNCADFVNRVIGCLLDQTDPAFEVVIVDNASKDVDGIALPADPRFRMIRLDTNVGFAKANNVGAAGAAVPWIVTLNPDAFPRRDWMERLQAAASAQPDVAMFGSTQLFSHDPNMIDGEGDQYSIFGFAWRVNYRRMLKPPYYSGTVFSPCAAAAMYRRDHFEAVGGFDEDFFCYCEDVDLGFRIRLNGGPAVQVGDAVVEHVSSGVSKQYGTFAQYHGVRNLVWTMVKNMPLPLLPLAFAGHALLVVYLVVRSLGSDRTGAIGRGIRDALRGMPRMIAKRRAIQRDRKATLGQVARMIAWNPLLLKTRGRPGLRKSHSSDQPPSVGVEKA, from the coding sequence ATGTCACATCTCGTGGACGATGCAAATGATCGGCACAGCCGGATCATTATCGTCAGCTTTAATTGCGCCGACTTCGTCAATCGCGTCATTGGCTGTCTGCTCGACCAGACCGATCCCGCTTTCGAGGTGGTGATCGTCGACAACGCCTCGAAGGACGTCGACGGCATCGCCCTGCCTGCCGATCCGCGGTTCCGCATGATCCGGCTGGACACGAATGTGGGCTTCGCCAAGGCCAACAATGTCGGCGCCGCCGGTGCCGCCGTTCCCTGGATCGTCACGCTGAACCCCGACGCCTTCCCGCGCCGCGACTGGATGGAGCGGCTGCAGGCCGCCGCCAGCGCGCAGCCAGACGTGGCGATGTTCGGCTCGACCCAGCTCTTCTCGCACGATCCCAATATGATCGACGGCGAGGGCGACCAGTATTCCATCTTCGGCTTCGCCTGGCGGGTCAATTACCGGCGCATGCTGAAGCCGCCCTATTACAGCGGAACGGTGTTTTCGCCCTGCGCCGCCGCGGCCATGTACCGGCGAGACCATTTCGAGGCCGTCGGCGGCTTCGACGAGGATTTCTTCTGCTATTGCGAGGATGTCGATCTCGGCTTCCGCATCCGGCTCAACGGTGGACCGGCGGTCCAGGTCGGCGACGCGGTGGTGGAGCATGTCAGCAGCGGCGTGTCCAAGCAGTACGGCACCTTCGCCCAGTATCACGGCGTCCGCAATCTGGTGTGGACCATGGTGAAGAACATGCCGCTGCCGCTGTTGCCGCTGGCCTTCGCCGGCCATGCGCTGCTGGTGGTCTATCTGGTGGTGCGCAGCCTGGGCAGTGACCGCACCGGCGCCATCGGCCGCGGCATCCGCGATGCGCTGCGCGGAATGCCGCGCATGATCGCCAAGCGCCGCGCCATCCAGCGCGACCGCAAGGCCACGCTGGGGCAGGTCGCCCGCATGATCGCCTGGAACCCGCTGCTGCTGAAGACCCGCGGCCGGCCCGGGCTGCGGAAATCGCACAGCTCAGACCAGCCGCCATCCGTGGGTGTTGAAAAAGCGTAG
- a CDS encoding GNAT family N-acetyltransferase, translating into MPAATVKLPDMIQSFTLSVTDTPAPADLAGIFDGLRDYNEASLGRPYDRRDLVAVARDADGALKGGLVGYTNWEWLYVDLLWVDESTRGSGLGGRILAAAEQEARLRGCRWSRLYTYDFQAPGFYPKQGYSVWAEMEGYPPGHRQIWFRKDLA; encoded by the coding sequence TTGCCCGCCGCCACGGTTAAGCTGCCCGACATGATCCAGAGCTTCACCCTGTCCGTAACGGACACCCCCGCCCCGGCCGACCTGGCCGGAATTTTCGACGGCCTGCGCGACTACAACGAGGCGTCGCTCGGCCGTCCCTATGACCGCCGCGACCTGGTGGCCGTCGCCCGCGATGCGGACGGCGCGCTGAAGGGCGGGCTGGTCGGCTACACCAATTGGGAATGGCTGTATGTCGACCTGCTGTGGGTTGACGAATCGACCCGCGGCAGCGGCCTGGGCGGCCGGATTCTGGCGGCGGCGGAGCAGGAGGCGCGCCTGCGCGGCTGCCGCTGGTCGCGGCTCTACACCTACGACTTCCAGGCGCCGGGATTCTACCCGAAGCAGGGCTATTCGGTGTGGGCGGAAATGGAAGGCTATCCGCCGGGGCACAGGCAGATCTGGTTCAGGAAGGACTTGGCTTAG
- a CDS encoding MraY family glycosyltransferase yields MTPTAYSTALIGVFLLCLAVGWYLSTRVLRYLLASSIMDIPNERSSHQAPTPRGGGWAVMLTVVPVFAIAGIAFGRPLETAAVLLGTLALMGVSWMDDRRELSPLLRLAVQALAVAFGLLALPSDQLVWQGWLPWGLDRAATAFLWLWFVNLYNFMDGIDGLAGSETILIGGGVALVSLVMGDFGLTGVAGAALAGAAAGFLTHNWRPARMFMGDVGSIPLGHILAFLLASLAARGDWAAALILPAYYLTDATITLLRRLLRGEKIWQAHREHFYQKAARGVGRHDRVVLTIVGYSLVLVVAALAAGSFGAWTLVPGAVAVALLLATLTRMSKA; encoded by the coding sequence ATGACCCCCACCGCCTACTCGACCGCCTTGATCGGTGTCTTCCTGCTGTGTCTGGCCGTCGGCTGGTACCTGTCGACGCGGGTGCTGCGCTATCTGCTGGCCAGCAGCATCATGGACATCCCGAACGAGCGGTCGAGCCATCAGGCTCCCACCCCGCGCGGCGGCGGCTGGGCGGTGATGCTGACGGTGGTGCCGGTCTTCGCCATCGCCGGGATCGCCTTCGGACGGCCGCTGGAGACGGCGGCGGTGCTGCTGGGGACGCTGGCGCTGATGGGGGTGTCGTGGATGGACGACCGGCGCGAATTGTCGCCGCTGCTGCGGCTGGCGGTGCAGGCGCTGGCGGTGGCCTTCGGGCTGCTGGCGCTGCCGTCCGACCAGCTGGTTTGGCAGGGCTGGCTGCCCTGGGGGCTGGACCGGGCGGCGACCGCCTTCCTGTGGCTGTGGTTCGTCAACCTCTACAATTTCATGGACGGGATCGACGGGCTGGCCGGCAGCGAGACGATCCTGATCGGCGGCGGCGTTGCATTGGTATCGCTGGTCATGGGCGATTTCGGGCTGACCGGCGTCGCCGGAGCGGCGCTGGCCGGGGCGGCGGCGGGGTTCCTGACCCACAATTGGCGGCCGGCCCGCATGTTCATGGGCGATGTCGGCAGCATCCCGCTCGGCCATATACTGGCCTTCCTTCTGGCCTCGCTGGCGGCGCGCGGCGACTGGGCGGCGGCGCTGATCCTGCCCGCCTATTACCTGACCGACGCCACCATCACGCTGCTGCGACGGCTGCTGCGCGGCGAGAAGATCTGGCAGGCCCACCGCGAGCATTTCTATCAGAAGGCCGCCAGGGGCGTCGGCCGGCATGACCGCGTGGTGCTGACCATCGTCGGCTACAGCCTGGTCCTCGTCGTCGCGGCGCTGGCCGCCGGGAGCTTCGGCGCCTGGACGCTCGTGCCCGGCGCCGTGGCCGTCGCGCTGCTGCTGGCGACGCTGACGCGCATGTCGAAGGCCTGA
- the aroC gene encoding chorismate synthase — protein sequence MAGNSFGTLFRFTTWGESHGPAIGVVVDGCPSLIDLVAETDIQPWMDKRRPGQSRYTTQRQEPDQVRILSGVFEGKTTGTPISLMIENTDQRSKDYSDIAGKFRPGHADYTYWQKYGIRDYRGGGRSSARETACRVAAGAVARKVLGPAIRVRGALVQIGPHKIDRSRWDWAEIDNNPFFCPDPVAAVQWAEYLDGIRKSGSSVGAVVELVASGVPVGLGDPLYDKLDSDLACAMMTINAVKGVEIGNGFAAAELTGELNADEMRMGPDGQPQFLSNNAGGILGGISTGQDIVVRFAVKPTSSILTPRQTVDTAGNDTDILTKGRHDPCVGIRAVPVGEAMMACVLADHLLRRRAERRE from the coding sequence ATGGCCGGCAACAGCTTCGGCACGCTTTTCCGCTTCACCACCTGGGGCGAGAGCCACGGCCCGGCCATCGGCGTCGTCGTGGACGGCTGCCCGTCGCTGATCGACCTCGTTGCGGAAACCGACATCCAGCCCTGGATGGACAAGCGCCGCCCCGGCCAGTCGCGCTACACCACCCAGCGTCAGGAGCCCGATCAGGTGAGGATCCTGTCCGGCGTGTTCGAGGGCAAGACGACCGGCACCCCGATCTCGCTGATGATCGAGAACACCGACCAGCGCTCCAAGGACTACAGCGACATCGCCGGCAAATTCCGCCCCGGCCATGCCGACTACACCTATTGGCAGAAATACGGCATCCGCGATTACCGCGGCGGCGGCCGTTCCTCGGCGCGGGAAACCGCCTGCCGGGTCGCCGCCGGCGCGGTGGCGCGCAAGGTGCTGGGCCCTGCCATCCGGGTTCGCGGCGCGCTGGTGCAGATCGGCCCGCACAAGATCGACCGCAGCCGCTGGGATTGGGCGGAGATCGACAACAACCCCTTCTTCTGCCCCGACCCGGTGGCCGCCGTCCAATGGGCCGAGTATCTCGACGGCATCCGCAAGAGCGGATCGTCGGTCGGCGCGGTGGTGGAGCTGGTGGCGTCCGGCGTGCCGGTCGGCCTGGGCGATCCGCTCTACGACAAGCTGGACAGCGACCTCGCCTGCGCGATGATGACGATCAACGCGGTGAAGGGGGTGGAGATCGGCAACGGCTTCGCCGCCGCGGAACTGACCGGCGAGCTGAACGCCGACGAGATGCGCATGGGCCCGGACGGCCAGCCGCAATTCCTGTCCAACAATGCCGGCGGCATCCTGGGCGGCATCTCCACCGGGCAGGACATCGTCGTGCGCTTCGCGGTCAAGCCGACCAGCTCGATCCTGACGCCGCGCCAGACGGTGGACACCGCCGGCAACGACACCGACATCCTGACCAAGGGCCGCCACGACCCCTGCGTCGGCATCCGCGCCGTCCCGGTGGGCGAGGCGATGATGGCCTGCGTGCTGGCCGACCATCTGCTGCGGCGGCGGGCCGAGCGGCGGGAGTGA
- a CDS encoding polysaccharide biosynthesis protein encodes MRIPSARASLVFLHDLVMTGVALVVALYLRVGGSAFGLYFDALAIALPVLVGVSAVVFVLFGLYRGIWRYASIPDLMQVVRAVTVAVLCFVLAMFLLTRAELLPRSLPPILWLVQMLLLGGPRFGYRFLKDRRFSWAEAVEGVPRIPVLLLGVGDAAELFIRSLDQPGQSAYRVVGILDDKGRRIGHAVRGVPVLGGPDDLEQVVQTLERKGERPQRLIVTKGNAELKGSTLRSLLDRAEALGLVMSRLPSLTEFKSALGEGKGVEVRPIALEDLLGRPQAVLDRGAISGLIGGRRVIVTGAGGTIGSELVRQIAALGPERLILLDAGEFNLYSIEMEVREKFPGLDTRAVIADVRDRDRIMRLFQDERPALVFHAAALKHVPLVEANPCEGALTNVVGTRNVADAARAAGCLAMVLISTDKAIRPTSVMGAAKRFAETYCQALDVLPPRDGAEHATRYMTVRFGNVLGSSGSVVPLFTRQLAQGGPLTVTHPDMRRYFMTVREAVELVLQASAHGATRAEDRGKILVLDMGEPVKIADLARQMIRLAGYRPGVDIEIAYTGLRPGEKLFEEILTAAEAPSRTEADGVFLASPRLIDYALVNRAVGELEAAARAGDGERVLSILGTVVPDFRAEAVLPPAATQA; translated from the coding sequence ATGCGCATCCCGTCCGCACGGGCATCCCTGGTGTTCCTGCATGATCTGGTGATGACCGGGGTGGCCCTGGTCGTCGCGCTCTATCTGCGGGTCGGCGGTTCCGCCTTCGGTCTCTATTTCGATGCGCTGGCCATCGCGCTGCCGGTGCTGGTCGGCGTTTCGGCGGTGGTGTTCGTGCTGTTCGGGCTCTACCGCGGCATCTGGCGCTACGCCTCCATCCCCGACCTGATGCAGGTGGTGCGCGCCGTCACCGTGGCGGTGCTGTGCTTCGTGCTGGCGATGTTCCTGCTGACGCGCGCCGAACTTCTGCCCCGCTCGCTGCCGCCGATCCTGTGGCTGGTGCAGATGCTGCTGCTCGGCGGACCGCGCTTCGGCTACCGCTTCCTGAAGGACCGCCGTTTCAGCTGGGCCGAGGCGGTGGAGGGCGTGCCGCGCATCCCCGTCCTGCTGCTGGGCGTCGGCGACGCGGCGGAGCTGTTCATCCGCTCGCTCGACCAGCCGGGGCAGTCGGCCTACCGCGTGGTCGGCATCCTCGACGACAAGGGCCGGCGCATCGGCCATGCCGTGCGCGGCGTCCCGGTGCTGGGCGGCCCCGACGACCTCGAACAGGTGGTCCAGACCCTGGAGCGCAAGGGCGAACGGCCGCAGCGGCTGATCGTCACCAAGGGCAATGCCGAGTTGAAGGGATCGACCCTGCGCAGCCTGCTCGACCGGGCGGAGGCGCTGGGGCTGGTCATGTCCCGCCTGCCCAGCCTGACCGAGTTCAAGTCCGCGTTGGGCGAAGGCAAGGGCGTGGAGGTGCGTCCCATCGCGCTGGAGGATCTGCTGGGCCGGCCGCAGGCGGTGCTGGACCGCGGCGCCATATCGGGGCTGATCGGCGGGCGGCGTGTGATCGTCACCGGCGCCGGCGGCACCATCGGCAGCGAGCTGGTCCGCCAGATCGCGGCGCTGGGGCCGGAACGGCTGATCCTGCTCGATGCCGGGGAGTTCAACCTCTACAGCATCGAGATGGAGGTGCGGGAGAAGTTCCCCGGCCTCGACACCCGCGCGGTGATCGCCGACGTCCGCGACCGCGACCGCATCATGCGTCTGTTCCAGGACGAGCGCCCGGCCCTGGTCTTCCACGCCGCCGCCCTCAAGCATGTGCCGCTGGTGGAGGCCAACCCGTGCGAGGGCGCGCTGACCAACGTGGTCGGCACCCGCAACGTGGCCGACGCGGCGCGCGCCGCCGGCTGCCTCGCCATGGTGCTGATCTCCACCGACAAGGCGATCCGCCCGACCAGCGTGATGGGCGCGGCGAAGCGCTTCGCCGAAACCTATTGCCAGGCGCTGGACGTGCTGCCGCCGCGCGACGGGGCGGAGCACGCCACCCGCTACATGACCGTGCGCTTCGGCAACGTGCTGGGCTCGTCCGGCTCGGTCGTGCCGCTGTTCACCCGGCAGCTGGCGCAGGGCGGGCCGCTGACCGTCACCCATCCCGACATGCGCCGCTATTTCATGACGGTGCGCGAGGCGGTGGAGCTTGTGCTGCAGGCGTCGGCCCACGGCGCCACCCGCGCCGAGGACCGCGGCAAGATCCTGGTCCTGGACATGGGCGAGCCGGTGAAGATCGCCGACCTCGCCCGCCAGATGATCCGGCTGGCCGGCTACCGGCCGGGGGTGGACATCGAGATCGCCTATACCGGCCTGCGTCCCGGCGAGAAGCTGTTCGAGGAAATCCTGACCGCCGCGGAGGCGCCCAGCCGCACCGAGGCCGACGGCGTCTTCCTCGCCTCCCCCCGGCTGATCGACTATGCGCTGGTCAACCGCGCGGTGGGCGAGCTGGAAGCGGCGGCGCGGGCCGGAGACGGCGAGCGCGTCCTGTCGATCCTCGGCACCGTCGTGCCCGATTTCCGCGCCGAAGCGGTGCTTCCGCCCGCCGCGACGCAGGCGTGA
- the rnr gene encoding ribonuclease R: MTDSHFPGKDAILAFIRSSTTPVGKREIARAFKLSGSADREMLKDLLRELEADGAVERGRNKRMAPPQALPAVAVLLITGVDADGELSARPLTWTGEGAPPRIFLLPERKSRGEDKPLAVGDTLLAKLARINDRLYEARVIRRIDGEREGRILGVYRPSADGGRILPTDRRHKTEFLVLPPNRGDAEAGDLVFADILPAGRAGQPQARVVERLGSTDEPRAFSLIAIHAHAIPTVFPHAALREAELAAVPALMQREDLRDIPLVTIDGADARDFDDAVWAEPDGAPENPEGWHLIVAIADVSYYVRPGSALDRAAYERGNSVYFPDRVVPMLPEALSNGLCSLRPGEDRACLAFHLWIDRNGALIRHRLVRGLMRSAARLTYEQVQECHDGRPDETTAPLAENVIAPLFGAYARLAAARARRGTLELDLPERRVRIDERGRVAEIAVRERHDSHRLIEEFMIAANVAAAEVLERHTMPGLYRIHDRPSMDKMEALRGFLADIGHPLGKSADLTPSHFTRILRKVEGTSHAPLVSEVILRAQAQAAYSPDNIGHFGLALHRYAHFTSPIRRYADLIVHRALIRTLGLGVGGLDDETLGRLAEIGEHLSGTERRAAAAERDAVDRYTAAFLADRVGERFSGRIAGVSRFGLFVRLDESGADGLIPASTLPDDRYEHDEAAHALVGQRTGRAYRLSSPVKVVLVEADPVSGSMLFRLADSE, encoded by the coding sequence GTGACCGACAGCCATTTCCCCGGCAAGGACGCCATTCTCGCCTTCATCCGGTCCAGCACCACCCCCGTCGGCAAGCGCGAGATCGCCCGCGCCTTCAAGCTGTCCGGCTCCGCCGACCGCGAAATGCTGAAGGATCTGCTGCGCGAGTTGGAGGCGGACGGAGCGGTGGAGCGCGGACGCAACAAGCGCATGGCCCCGCCGCAGGCCCTGCCGGCCGTCGCCGTGCTGCTGATCACCGGCGTCGACGCCGACGGCGAGTTGTCGGCCCGGCCGCTGACCTGGACCGGCGAAGGCGCCCCGCCGCGCATCTTCCTGCTGCCGGAGCGGAAATCGCGGGGCGAGGACAAGCCGCTGGCGGTCGGCGACACGCTGCTGGCGAAGCTGGCCCGCATCAACGACCGCCTCTACGAGGCGCGCGTCATCCGCCGCATCGATGGTGAGCGCGAGGGCCGCATCCTGGGCGTCTACCGGCCGAGCGCCGATGGCGGGCGCATCCTGCCGACGGACCGCCGCCACAAGACCGAGTTCCTGGTGCTGCCGCCCAACCGCGGCGACGCCGAAGCCGGCGACCTCGTCTTCGCCGACATCCTGCCGGCCGGGCGTGCCGGCCAGCCGCAGGCCCGCGTCGTCGAGCGGCTGGGCTCCACCGACGAGCCGCGCGCCTTCAGCCTGATCGCCATCCACGCCCACGCCATCCCCACCGTCTTCCCTCACGCGGCCCTGCGCGAGGCGGAACTGGCGGCGGTGCCGGCGCTGATGCAGCGGGAGGATTTGCGCGACATCCCGTTGGTGACCATCGACGGGGCCGACGCCCGCGATTTCGACGACGCCGTGTGGGCGGAACCGGACGGCGCCCCGGAGAACCCGGAAGGCTGGCACCTGATCGTCGCCATCGCCGATGTATCCTATTACGTGCGCCCCGGATCGGCGCTCGACCGCGCGGCCTACGAGCGCGGCAACTCCGTGTATTTCCCCGACCGCGTCGTGCCGATGCTGCCGGAAGCGCTGTCGAACGGGCTGTGTTCGCTGCGGCCGGGGGAGGACCGCGCCTGTCTCGCCTTCCACCTGTGGATCGACCGCAACGGCGCGCTGATCCGGCACCGGCTGGTCCGCGGGCTGATGCGCTCGGCGGCGCGGCTGACCTATGAACAGGTGCAGGAGTGCCACGACGGCCGGCCGGACGAGACGACGGCGCCGCTGGCCGAAAACGTGATCGCCCCGCTGTTCGGCGCCTATGCCCGGCTCGCCGCCGCCCGTGCCAGGCGCGGCACGCTGGAGCTGGACCTGCCGGAACGCCGTGTCCGCATCGACGAGCGCGGCCGGGTCGCCGAGATCGCGGTGCGGGAGCGCCACGACAGCCACCGGCTGATCGAGGAGTTCATGATCGCCGCCAACGTCGCGGCGGCGGAGGTGCTGGAACGGCACACCATGCCCGGCCTCTACCGCATCCACGACCGGCCCTCGATGGACAAGATGGAGGCGCTGCGCGGCTTCCTGGCCGACATCGGCCATCCCCTGGGCAAGAGCGCCGACCTGACGCCCAGCCATTTCACCCGCATCCTGCGCAAGGTGGAGGGCACGTCGCACGCGCCGCTGGTCAGCGAGGTGATCCTGCGCGCCCAGGCCCAGGCCGCCTACAGCCCCGACAACATCGGCCATTTCGGGCTGGCCCTGCACCGCTACGCCCATTTCACCTCGCCGATCCGCCGCTATGCCGACCTGATCGTCCACCGGGCGCTGATCCGCACCCTGGGGCTGGGCGTCGGCGGGCTGGACGACGAGACGCTGGGCCGGCTGGCGGAGATCGGGGAGCATCTGTCCGGAACCGAACGCCGCGCCGCCGCCGCCGAACGCGACGCGGTCGACCGCTACACAGCCGCCTTCCTGGCCGACCGTGTGGGGGAGCGCTTCAGCGGCCGCATCGCCGGCGTCAGCCGATTCGGGCTGTTCGTGCGGCTGGACGAGAGCGGCGCCGACGGGCTGATCCCGGCCAGCACCCTGCCCGACGACAGATACGAGCATGACGAGGCGGCTCACGCCCTGGTCGGGCAGCGTACGGGCCGCGCATACCGCCTCAGCAGCCCGGTCAAGGTGGTGCTGGTGGAGGCCGATCCGGTCAGCGGCAGCATGCTTTTCCGGCTGGCCGACTCGGAGTGA
- a CDS encoding UDP-glucose 4-epimerase family protein, whose translation MRVLLTGATGFVGRHTVPLLAAHGHQVRAALRTAAEGPWEPAVVGDIGPDTDWTTALAGMDAVIHMAARVHVMRDTASDPLAEFRRVNTAGTVRLAEQAAAAGVKRFVFLSSIKAMVDESRPTPLDAAATPDPHSPYGVSKLEAERALAEIAARTGMEVAVIRPPLVYGPGAAGNMRALLKLVAAGLPLPLGGIRNRRSLIYVGNLADAVVTVLEHPDAAGQTFLVQDGEPLSTADLVRAIAAALGRPARLVAVPQGLMALGATLTGTRAVFDRLAGTLTVDDGPIRDRLGWRPPHDLATGLRATAEWFKASRG comes from the coding sequence ATGCGCGTTCTCCTGACCGGCGCCACCGGCTTCGTCGGCCGCCACACCGTCCCGCTGCTGGCCGCCCACGGACATCAGGTGCGCGCGGCCCTGCGCACCGCCGCCGAAGGCCCGTGGGAGCCGGCCGTCGTCGGCGACATCGGCCCCGACACCGATTGGACCACCGCACTCGCCGGCATGGACGCGGTGATCCACATGGCGGCCCGCGTCCATGTGATGCGCGACACCGCATCCGATCCGCTGGCGGAGTTCCGCCGCGTAAACACCGCCGGCACCGTCCGGCTGGCCGAACAGGCGGCGGCGGCCGGGGTGAAGCGCTTCGTCTTCCTCAGCAGCATCAAGGCGATGGTGGACGAAAGCCGCCCCACCCCGCTGGACGCGGCGGCGACGCCCGACCCGCACAGCCCCTATGGCGTGTCGAAGCTGGAGGCCGAGCGCGCGCTGGCGGAGATCGCGGCCCGCACCGGCATGGAGGTGGCGGTGATCCGCCCGCCGCTGGTCTATGGCCCCGGCGCCGCCGGCAACATGCGGGCCTTGCTGAAGCTGGTGGCGGCCGGCCTGCCCTTGCCCTTGGGCGGCATCCGCAACCGCCGCAGCCTGATCTATGTCGGCAACCTCGCCGACGCCGTGGTGACGGTGCTGGAGCATCCCGACGCCGCCGGGCAGACCTTCCTGGTCCAGGATGGGGAGCCGCTGTCGACCGCCGATCTGGTGCGCGCCATCGCCGCCGCGCTCGGCCGCCCGGCCCGGCTGGTCGCGGTGCCGCAGGGGCTGATGGCGCTGGGCGCGACGCTGACCGGGACGCGGGCGGTGTTCGACCGGCTGGCCGGCACGCTGACGGTGGACGACGGCCCCATCCGCGACAGGCTCGGCTGGCGCCCGCCGCATGACCTTGCGACCGGGTTGCGCGCCACGGCGGAATGGTTCAAAGCTTCCCGCGGCTGA
- a CDS encoding NAD-dependent epimerase/dehydratase family protein: protein MTILVTGAAGFIGSHVAAALLDRGESVLGLDNLNDYYAVALKEARLARLTGRPGFRFLKADISDRATVEGLWPQFTDVTGVVHLAAQPGVRYSIENPYAYVDANVTGQVTLLEAARRMPGLRHFVYASTSSVYGANRKKPFSVEDRVDSPVSVYAATKKAAEMLAFTYSHLYQMPMTGLRFFTVYGPWSRPDMATWLFADAITAGRPIRVFNGGKMKRDFTYIDDIVAGVLAALDRPAPVDAETGAPHRVFNLGNNRCEELMRFIGVLEQAFGREAVKVMEPMQAGDVQETAADIELSRQVLGFEPKTPIEIGLPRFVEWYKGYHKL, encoded by the coding sequence ATGACCATCCTCGTCACCGGTGCCGCCGGCTTCATCGGATCGCATGTCGCCGCCGCTCTGCTGGACCGCGGGGAGAGCGTGCTCGGCCTCGACAACCTGAACGACTATTACGCGGTTGCCCTGAAGGAGGCGCGGCTCGCCCGGCTGACCGGCCGGCCCGGCTTCCGCTTCCTCAAGGCCGACATCTCCGACCGCGCGACGGTCGAGGGGCTGTGGCCGCAGTTCACCGACGTGACGGGCGTGGTCCATCTGGCGGCACAGCCGGGCGTCCGCTATTCCATCGAGAATCCCTATGCCTATGTCGACGCCAATGTCACCGGACAGGTGACGCTGCTGGAGGCGGCGCGCCGCATGCCCGGCTTGCGGCATTTCGTCTATGCCTCGACCTCGTCCGTCTACGGCGCCAACCGCAAGAAGCCGTTCTCGGTGGAGGACCGGGTGGACAGCCCCGTATCGGTCTATGCCGCCACCAAGAAGGCGGCGGAAATGCTGGCCTTCACCTACAGCCATCTCTACCAGATGCCGATGACCGGCCTGCGCTTCTTCACGGTCTACGGCCCGTGGAGCCGGCCGGACATGGCGACCTGGCTGTTCGCCGACGCCATCACCGCCGGCCGGCCGATCCGCGTCTTCAACGGCGGCAAGATGAAGCGCGACTTCACCTATATCGACGACATCGTCGCCGGCGTGCTGGCCGCCCTCGACCGCCCTGCCCCCGTCGACGCGGAAACCGGCGCCCCGCACCGCGTCTTCAACCTCGGCAACAACCGGTGCGAGGAGCTGATGCGCTTCATCGGCGTGCTGGAGCAGGCTTTCGGCCGCGAGGCGGTGAAGGTGATGGAACCGATGCAGGCCGGCGATGTGCAGGAAACCGCCGCCGACATCGAGTTGAGCCGCCAGGTGCTGGGCTTCGAACCGAAAACCCCCATCGAGATCGGCCTGCCCCGCTTCGTGGAGTGGTACAAGGGCTACCACAAGCTCTGA
- a CDS encoding glycosyltransferase family 2 protein — MTSAFLDLSVVLYHPDPELLARSLDTIGAAADRLAEAAGVQTRLWIVDNGAPKGSDAASTPFRPLLDRYAEGGRPPVTLIAGHGNVGYGAGHNLAIRRGNAPYHLILNYDILLEPDALLAGWRYMEAHPRTVLLTPKVFGPSGEQEFLCKRRPTVLDLGLRAFAPAPVKRMFARRLDRYEMRDVTRDAVVTGLEQVSGAFMLFRRDALTRLGGFDDGYFLYFEDFDLSRRAMALGEIAYVPDVRMVHFGGKAARKGGAHIRMFARSALRFFNTHGWRLV, encoded by the coding sequence ATGACCTCCGCTTTCCTCGACCTGTCGGTCGTCCTTTACCATCCCGACCCGGAGCTTCTGGCCCGCTCCCTCGACACCATCGGCGCCGCCGCCGACCGGCTGGCCGAGGCGGCCGGGGTGCAGACCCGGCTTTGGATCGTCGACAATGGCGCGCCGAAGGGCAGCGACGCGGCGTCCACTCCCTTCCGGCCATTGCTCGACCGTTATGCGGAGGGCGGTCGGCCGCCGGTGACGTTGATCGCCGGGCATGGCAATGTCGGCTACGGCGCCGGCCACAATCTCGCCATCCGGCGGGGCAACGCGCCCTATCACCTGATCCTGAACTACGACATCCTGCTGGAACCGGACGCGCTGCTGGCGGGCTGGCGCTATATGGAGGCGCACCCGCGCACCGTGCTGCTGACGCCCAAGGTGTTCGGCCCGTCGGGCGAGCAGGAGTTCCTGTGCAAGCGCCGGCCGACCGTTCTGGATCTTGGCCTGCGCGCCTTCGCCCCGGCCCCGGTCAAGCGGATGTTCGCCCGGCGGCTCGACCGCTACGAGATGCGCGACGTCACCCGCGACGCCGTCGTCACCGGGCTGGAGCAGGTCAGCGGCGCCTTCATGCTGTTCCGGCGCGACGCGCTGACCCGGCTGGGCGGCTTCGACGACGGCTATTTCCTGTATTTCGAGGATTTCGACCTGTCGCGCCGGGCGATGGCGCTGGGTGAGATCGCCTATGTGCCGGACGTGCGCATGGTGCATTTCGGCGGCAAGGCCGCACGCAAGGGCGGCGCGCATATACGGATGTTCGCCCGCTCCGCCCTACGCTTTTTCAACACCCACGGATGGCGGCTGGTCTGA